From a single Streptomyces sp. NBC_00237 genomic region:
- a CDS encoding NUDIX domain-containing protein produces MFLPGGRREDGESPEECARRELREEAGITAALWRPLGSYAITLDTTVTASESGPQVNDLHRADFDGRGILSDKRCQIPRTEPTVQQAAQNPTL; encoded by the coding sequence CTGTTCCTCCCCGGCGGACGCCGTGAGGACGGCGAGAGCCCCGAGGAATGTGCTCGCCGCGAGCTGCGGGAGGAGGCGGGCATCACCGCCGCCCTCTGGCGGCCCCTGGGCTCGTACGCCATCACTCTCGACACCACCGTGACTGCCAGTGAATCAGGCCCCCAGGTCAACGACCTGCACCGGGCCGACTTCGATGGCCGCGGAATCCTGAGCGACAAGCGGTGTCAGATCCCGCGTACAGAACCAACCGTGCAACAAGCAGCTCAGAACCCCACGCTGTGA
- a CDS encoding GNAT family N-acetyltransferase — MHLVRPATAADIPAVRALVLARSAWLEERQMPSWRESADDVAGQAENTDGTMWLLTEETSGRIIGCITVQQETPPWGWTEDELAEPADYLYTTVTDPADRDHRPGTLLALWAVDRAARQGRAWVRRGCMFPGLVRYYETQGFSLIHEVQRTHNHVYLMGRKAEELPALPVRTA, encoded by the coding sequence ATGCACCTCGTCCGCCCGGCCACGGCCGCCGACATCCCCGCCGTCCGCGCCCTCGTCCTGGCCCGTTCCGCATGGCTGGAAGAGCGTCAGATGCCCTCGTGGCGGGAGAGCGCGGACGACGTGGCCGGGCAGGCAGAGAACACCGACGGGACCATGTGGCTCCTCACTGAGGAGACCTCCGGCCGGATCATCGGCTGCATCACCGTGCAACAGGAGACCCCACCGTGGGGGTGGACCGAGGACGAACTCGCGGAGCCCGCCGACTACCTGTACACGACCGTCACGGACCCGGCCGACCGTGACCACCGCCCCGGCACTCTCCTTGCCCTGTGGGCGGTAGACCGGGCGGCCCGCCAGGGCCGGGCATGGGTGCGACGCGGCTGCATGTTCCCCGGCCTCGTCCGCTACTACGAGACCCAGGGCTTCAGCCTCATTCACGAGGTACAGCGCACGCACAACCACGTCTACCTCATGGGCCGTAAGGCCGAAGAGCTGCCCGCCCTGCCCGTACGGACGGCGTAA